Within the Rosa rugosa chromosome 2, drRosRugo1.1, whole genome shotgun sequence genome, the region GGcggtacccacaatggtacatagaattagacctactcattatacattcaaacACGTAGAGGTAGCGGGGACCATCCTTTGGTACTatgccggaggcgctagaaaaCTAGGTTcctaatataaggaaatttatTATAATTAGACAAAACCTAAAAACATAGCGGCAAGGCGAACCCTTACTATTGAACCAAGATgacattgttttatttttttggcacaaataatatatatagaACTAGCGTTTATGAAAATCAGACAACTAGAGGCCAGCCGGAGATTAGTGGCCTAAGGCCAATTAATGCCTCTGATGGCACCTCTCAAGGCCGGGTCTGGTTGTGGGTTGGGCCTATCTGGGCCTAGGCTCTCCAAAGCGTCCTTTCGATCCATTTAGTAAATTAACTTTGGTCCACATGTTCAAAGCAATTATCCATCATTCTCCCGCCACTAGTCTCGTGAGCTTCTTAACTCACTGGGGATCATGCGGTAGGGGTCATCATTGGGCTGACCAGCCCagccctaaattttagggtttaaggTTAGGTCGGGCTGGGTTGGGCCAAGTCAAAGTCAAAGAAACTAACGGCCAGACATGGTCTAGCTAAGACTTCAATATATCAGCCCTTACCACCAATAAAGGCTAGGCCGCAAGGATCAAAAGGATTGAGTCGAGCCTTCCTTTGTTTAACTTAAATAaaacacaaattttttttactacataaactcaaactgaaaaagaaaaaaaaaattaaattctaaaaaaaaaaacaataaaaaaatttaaaaaaaattcatggaATTAAAGATTCTTTTCTCCATTTTTTGGCTAACCTTatttaatatgtttttttttttctggaattACCTTAATACATATATGAatataaaaataacaaaaaaaatatataggaAAGATGAGAGactcactatgccaaaaaacccttcagacgacagagctTAGACGACAGACAGGTTggtttctgttgtctgatataaTTTAACGACAGACAGtgtaaaaactgtcgtctgaatatagcAACATACCATGGTAAGTTAGTTTTGAGAATTAAGTTTATTTTCAAACAACAGTTATCTGTCGTCTGGTCAAAGGAGATAAATTGATTTCGTTTTGGGTcgtagcttcttttttttgtttgtattcagacaacatatatatgtcgtctcgtcaaaggagtaaattggctttggattttgttggaactatttttttttggcacaacATGAAGGAATTTAGTTCCAAACTTTTAatgatttctctctccccgacaaAGTTATCAAACCAAAAAGAATGGTTTCGCGCTGCACATTTTTCAGATTCCCTCCTCATCCAATTTTCAGATTCCCTCCTCACCCATATCGAACTCCCTCTTAGCTTGCTTATTACAacataacaaaaaaacaaattggTTTCTCTCCTTTAACCCAAGCCCACTCAGATCTCGCCTCCTAATCTCGCAGCTATGTCTGAAGCTCGCGTCGCCGTCGACATCAACGTCCTCCGCCGCAAGGATTTTCGGGACTACGAGTCCTTCATCGTCCAATGGGGGTAAGTAAACCCTAATCTAATCTGATTCCTTGATTTTTTCAATCTGATTTTGAGTTGTTGTCAACTGGGGATGAAGGGGATTAGAcgagaaaggaaaaaagaagaagaagaaggaacaaggACAACGAACGGAGGAGGAGAAagggagagaagaaaagaaaagaaaagaaaagaagaagatgggaagGGAGAAAGAGATAGAGATTTTGGGCTCGATGATGAGTTGGTCTTATGGATAGTTTCTGTTCTAAAATAGGATTTTGGTCTAGGAGTTTCGGGTACTGCAACTAGGAAGATGTGAGAATTTGATCTCATGATCTTGGAATTTCACCATCGAAATTCCGGATGTTGAAGAATTGAAAGAAGTTGGGCAGAACTTCTAGAGCCTTGTTTTCATTCTAGTTCTGGTCCTGTTTAGGATTTGAGGTGAGTGACTTCTTtactttacaattttacttgatttctatATTGCTCTATTGGTTTATGCTTTGATTTCTATAATGTTGGGTATCTGTTGTCATGTGAAGAAAGCTTGTCAACAATGCATACAGATTGAAACTTTCACATAAGGGTTTCTGTACTAGTGCAGCTGCTAAAGTCTCAAGCTCCAATGGTGCTCAACCAAGCAATGTAAAGCTCTTGAATTTTTCAcccttgttttatttttcttgtggtTTTCGGAGGTTCTTAGGTCCAAGATGCGAGGGAGTTGACTTGTTTGCTAATAGAGCTCGTTTGAGAGCTGTAGGTAAAGATAGTGAGAGTTCTAGTGGTACAAATGCTGTTTTGGGTTcgagttttgattttgttagggTAATGGTGAAGTGTGGAGTTGTTTTAGCAGCTATGGTTTGTGGGGTTTTGGTGTATGGGTCTAGGAGAGCTTTTGCTGTGGAGGGTGTGGTCAATGCAAGTTATGGGGTTGTTGACAAGTGCATATTGATGTTCAGAAATGCTTGGCCGAAGACGCTGCTGGTTCTTCAAGTTTTTAAAGAGCAGGGTTTGATTTTGGCGGCGCTTTTGGGTCTCTCGGCTTTTTTCTCAATGGCAGAGACTTCGATTACCACGCTATGGCCTTGGAAGGTATGAACTTTATGTGTTTTGGCCTTCTGGGTGCCTATGTTTTGATATAGTTCTGTGTTTGAAGTGTATCAACTAATTAGTGAATGATAGACTGCATTAGAATCTTGGAAGAATGCGAATGATCTAAACCATTAAAATTTTGAAAGAATGTGAGTAACTAACCTATTAGAATCTTCAATTAGCACATTTGCCTCGGAATGTATGAGCTTTTACTGGTTTTGGCCTTCTGGATGCCTATATCTAAATAATGTGTTGTCTTTGGAAAGTATCATTATCCAGTGAATTTACACACTTTAGAATCTTCATAAGCATGGCAATGATCCAAACCATTGATTTGAAAGAATGCGAGTGAGCTAACCTTTCTTTCGTCATGAAGTTGAACATTTCTTTCTTATTGTAGAATTTACTTGTGTACTCAGTGTTGTCAATATTGGAGCAACTACTTTAGTTACAGAGGCTGCAACAGCGATATTTGGTGAAGCTGGTGGTGCAGCAACTGGAGTAATGATTGTATGTCTCATTTTCCCTGTCTGATACGATACATAGTTGAAGGTTTTAAAGTCTGTTTGTGACAAACTGGGTGCTAGTCAGTTTAAGTTTTAGTGGTCCTTATATCATTGAGCAAGGATATATTTTGTGTGAGTAAATATGCTAAGCATTACATATACATAGAAGAATGCATATACTTTTTTTCCAGGTGGCACCTCCATGCAATTTAACttttgattgataattgtaacTCCCTAGGTCTGGTTAGTTAGCGTAATTACTTATAAGCTTAGCTAAGATTTCCACAGTGTAATTTGATAATACACTCATGCTCTTTAAATTTCCACAGTGTAGTTTCTTTTAAGTTATATAATATTCAATATGTTGTCAGGATTATCTGACCCTTATGTTAAGGGTCAATTGGGCCTTTACCGGTTCAGGACGAAGACACAAAAGAAAACACTGGCTCCAAAATGGCATGAAGAATTCAAGATGCCCATTATTACATGGGATTCATCTACTGTGCTATCTATTGAAGTTCGTGACAAGGACCGATTTGTTGATGATTGCCTTGGGTTTGTTTCTGAACTTATTTAGAGGTTATTTAATTGATCAGTATTCAGAAGTTGATGAATTGAATGACTTAGGGATACCAGAATATGGGCAGGCTGTAGATTTAGTTGCTGTCACTACAAAGCTTTTCATATTATTTTGTTGAGTCTTGAATCATCGCTTTAACCAATGTTAATGAATTTTTGTGTGTTACTTTTGTTTTGCCTGACTAAGTTTTTTCCCAAGTCAGTTTTTGTTTGCCGGTCTAACTTACCTTATTCTGTATCCAGATTCTGCTCCATTAACATTGGTGAGTATAGAGATGGCCAGAGGCATGACATGTGGTTGCCTCTTCAGAATATAAAAACAGGAAGGATCCATCTTGCAGTAACTGTGGTTGAAGATAATCCCAAGGTATTTTTGACTTCCTCTTAATTACTTATGCTCTACTAATAAGGTAATGCAATCTAAAGAATTCATAGGTCTAGTTTCTGGATAAATAAGAATTTAACCACAGGCTGATCAAGTGTGCACTCCGTCTTGGACTTGAACGTGTTACGTATATGCAGGGGGGTGATAATTGATATAGCTTGAGTAACTAATATTCTTCAAGACTACTAACTCAGTCAAGTTTATTTTACTTCTCGTTTGATATTAGCAAATCCAACTTTAATAATGTTCTTGGCTGGAAACAAGGCTGACTTGGAAGAGAAGATAAAAGTAGGGACTGAGGTATATACTCACTACTACCTTCCCctgttaatttttttgttaCCTCTATTCATGAAGTATAGTCAACTATACATTTGCATCTCGATTGAGTGGTCAATGAGTTTTCTGCTTGATACTGTTAATCAAGCAATTTGACTATAAAAGTTTTACTTGTATTTCATGTGTTTAGCCCATTAATGGTAACTGAACTAATGTTGGTTGATGTTGTCACAGAAAAGTAGTCCTCACTTAGGAAGCAGAGATCTAGCAGGGCAGAAATGGTTAGGAAGCAGAGACAATACGTAGTCTGCAGAAGGCAAGCAGAAAACAAATAGTGAAGTCTTTGACCATTGCGCAATAGATACACTGCTGATTTCTCATGGGACAAGTACACTCTTCATGAAGGACCTTTTGAGGAGGTTGGAGCAACGTGCTGAAACTTTTATCAATGGGGTAGATTAGTTTATGTTGCTGTTAACAAGCCCTATTTCATGGTTTGAGTATGATTTTCATCATTGGGATATATGATAATACATTGGAAGTTATATGTCTTTTTAAATAATATCAAACAATAGAAAGTTACCAACAactatggtttgaaacaagtACACACAACAGAAAGATCAAAGATACTTCAAGCATCTACACATTCAAAGGACATTTAAATGTCCTTTTACAACAAGAGAGACAATAGATAACTAATAGTGGATGTTGTTTTAATaaagttcacacaacagatttggCAAAGAAACATGGAAATTCTACACATTCAGACGACATATTATTGTCGTCTCGCATTAAAACAGACAATAGATTATTTGTAAAGTCTGTTGCTAGAGTTTGACGACAACAACAtttgactgtcgtctgatatcaTATTTAACCACATATACTACCATTTTGTGCATATCTGAGcaacattcagacgacagatatattTTTGGTGACTGTCGTCTGAGTCACCTTCTGACGTCGGGTATTGACTGTCGTCTGAACACCAATCAGATATCAGCTTAATAGACGACAGATTTTcttcatatcagacgacagtcaaagtctgtcgtctgaagggttttttggcatagtgactcCTCTCTCAAAACCTTTCCATCGCAGCCTTCCTTTAGTGTCACTGCAATGGGAGATTTCTTTTCAAAGTGGGCAATGGCTCTGGTCGATCAGCCTCGGCACCCCACTTCTGGTGGTTTTCTTACCGCTTGGTGGGCTTTCCTCGCTGTCAAGGTTTGCCTCTTTGTCCACATAGTCTAGCGTTGGCTTCCTTGCCAGCTCTGCTGTGGTGGTGGATCACGTTCGACTTCCCATTAGAGGGTGGTCGCTCTGTCAGAGGTGTATGTCTCGGTCGATGTGCGTTGGCTTCGAGCAGAGAAAAGTTAACAAAGAATAGCTGCAAGAGGCCGGGTTAGGCATGACTGTGGCAGTGCTGGATTGTAGTTGGTTGTTGTTGGTTGCAAGGCGATCCAGTCACTATTTTCTGCTTGAAGATGACATTTGTGGCTTTGCCAGCACGTTGGCGTTGATGGTGGTCGTTGTTGGTTGTCTAGAGCAGAGGCACACCTGCTTGGGCTCAATTTGGGTCTTTCACCCTAGAGTCATACTCGTATGGGCTTGTCATCGggtccttggtgttgttgtgtgGATTGCAGTCTTTAGGCCCATACAATTTTGGATTGGTATTTGGGATCCCGGAGGATTGTTCATTATTACCCAAGTTCTATATCGCTATTAGATTCGGAGCCCGGGTTCTTGGTCTATGAGAGTTTTTCTGCTAACTCccgagtttttgacaccctttGTCGCCTTCGTTCTCTCGGGAGCCTCACCTGTGTTAATTGAAAATTCTTGTTGGGTCTATCTCCCCAATTATGGTTCTAGTTACAGTTACAGTTACAAGAAAAATTTACACTGCTCAAGTTATATATGTAATGCATTGTTCGATGCCTTCTGGCATTTGGTCATGTCCTTAATTTTCATTCTAAATttgtttgtgcatcttgttttGTTTCATCATTTAATTTTTGATGCTTTGGCATCGCCCTAATACTCCTCAGTTTCATTTAATATAGTTGGTCGTCTTCCagtataaaacaaaaaacatgtatgaatattagttaaggtggttaAACTCAATTAATTAGCTTTCCAAGTCTCCTAGACGTAATTGCTGATTaataaaggaaacaaaaatttaaaGTAAAGAAAGAGTACTAAATCAATTACAAAgtaagaagaagataaaaaaatggattaaattcagtttacccccctgagatttgggggtattttcatgttagtctcttaactctcaatttaatcagtctACCCCTCAAACTCTTCAATTTTCCTCAATCTTGTCCAATGTCTCAttttccgtccaatttggacgttaaatcTGACAAAGAAGCCCACTTTAggggctaaaattgtcattttatggcaaaaaaaaaaacaccatgacCATATTTGACCCCCTCTCTCTCcgccctcctccttcttcttcttcttcttcttcttcttccccattaACCCTAAATCAACACTTAAACAATAAGGCTAGTTTCCAACTTTAGATCTAAAACCCATTCTAAAGAACCAAATCAAGTCACCAACAAAGACCCATTTGATTCCTCACAATTCACAAGCGGAAAAACCCAGAATTGCTTTTGCTTAAAGTTCACatgtaaaaacaaacaatttttGCAATATACAGATCCAAAATCATCAGAGAAATTCAAAACCAATCA harbors:
- the LOC133730597 gene encoding DUF21 domain-containing protein At1g55930, chloroplastic-like, with translation MSEARVAVDINVLRRKDFRDYESFIVQWGKLVNNAYRLKLSHKGFCTSAAAKVSSSNGAQPSNVKLLNFSPLFYFSCGFRRFLGPRCEGVDLFANRARLRAVGKDSESSSGTNAVLGSSFDFVRVMVKCGVVLAAMVCGVLVYGSRRAFAVEGVVNASYGVVDKCILMFRNAWPKTLLVLQVFKEQGLILAALLGLSAFFSMAETSITTLWPWKNLLVYSVLSILEQLL